One genomic segment of Suricata suricatta isolate VVHF042 chromosome 16, meerkat_22Aug2017_6uvM2_HiC, whole genome shotgun sequence includes these proteins:
- the LOC115280021 gene encoding leukocyte immunoglobulin-like receptor subfamily A member 6 isoform X12 → MTPTLMALLLLGLSVTPRIRAQAGTVSKLSIWAEPGPVVPLGHTVTIWCHGTLNAQEILVYNEDSPMYVNRQPELKLRDKAKFSITTMTEAYAGRYRCYYQSLSGLSEHSDPLELVVTGVHGKPSLSAVPSPVVTSGENVTLQCASWKVFHRFVLMKEGEPRPSSILDSQRHTGGHFQALFPVGPVTPRLRWTFRCYGYYSNTPQVWSQASDPLELLVPGASRKPSLLTQQGPVVSPEQNLTLQCRSDVGYARFALYKEGSHDPPQHRGRQPQAGLSGADFPLGPVSHSLGGQYTCYGGHNFSSKWSAPSDPLDILVAGQLPSTPFLSVQPGPTVASGENVTLLCQSQSPVDTFLLSKEGAADPPLHRRSEVRAGQHQAEFSMSPVTSAQGGTYRCYGSHSTYPFLLSPPSEPLELQVSEFSRRWKRALGATGHLRKKTVSRDSVSRGS, encoded by the exons ATGACCCCCACTCTCATGGCCCTGCTCCTCCTTG GGCTGAGTGTGACCCCCAGGATCCGAGCGCAGGCAG GGACCGTCTCCAAACTCTCCATCTGGGCTGAGCCAGGCCCTGTGGTCCCGTTGGGTCACACTGTGACCATCTGGTGTCATGGGACCTTGAATGCCCAGGAGATCCTTGTGTATAATGAGGACAGCCCCATGTACGTGAACAGACAGCCTGAACTGAAGCTTAGGGACAAGGCCAAGTTCTCCATCACAACCATGACAGAGGCATATGCAGGACGGTATCGCTGTTACTATCAAAGTCTCTCTGGCTTGTCAGAACACAGTGACCCCCTGGAGCTGGTGGTGACAG GAGTCCATGGCAAACCCAGTCTCTCAGCCGTGCCCAGCCCGGTCGTGACCTCAGGAGAGAACGTGACCCTCCAGTGTGCCTCATGGAAGGTATTCCACAGGTTCGTCCTGATGAAGGAAGGAGAACCCAGGCCCTCCTCCATCCTGGACTCCCAGAGACACACCGGCGGGCACTTCCAGGCCCTGTTCCCTGTGGGCCCCGTGACCCCCAGGCTCAGGTGGACGTTCAGATGCTATGGCTATTACAGCAACACCCCCCAGGTGTGGTCACAGGCCAGTGACCCCCTGGAGCTCCTGGTCCCAG GTGcatccaggaagccctccctcctGACCCAGCAGGGCCCTGTGGTGTCCCCTGAACAGAACCTGACCCTCCAGTGTCGCTCTGATGTAGGCTATGCCAGATTCGCTCTGTACAAGGAGGGCTCACATGACCCTCCCCAGCACCGTGGCCggcagccccaggctgggctctctgGGGCCGACTTCCCCCTGGGCCCAGTGAGCCACTCCCTTGGGGGCCAGTACACATGCTATGGTGGACATAACTTCTCCTCCAAGTGGTCGGCGCCCAGTGACCCCTTGGACATCCTGGTCGCAG gACAGCTCCCCTCCACGCCTTTCCTCTCAGTGCAGCCGGGACCCACGGTGGCCTCAGGAGAGAACGTGACCCTGCTGTGTCAGTCCCAGAGCCCTGTGGACACCTTCCTCCTGTCCAAGGAGGGGGCAGCCGACCCCCCCCTGCATCGTAGATCAGAGGTCCGAGCTGGGCAGCACCAGGCCGAATTCTCCATGAGTCCTGTGACCTCAGCCCAGGGGGGGACCTACAGGTGCTATGGCTCACACAGCACCTACCCCTTCCTGTTGTCACCCCCCAGTGAGCCCCTGGAGCTCCAGGTCTCAG AATTCTCCAGGCGGTGGAAGAGGGCCCTGGGGGCCACAGGGCACCTAAGGAAGAAGACTGTGAGCAGAGACAGTGTCTCTAGGGGAAGCTAA